From the genome of Schaalia odontolytica:
CGTTCGTGTGCTGGCCCGTGGCCGTCACGAAGTTATCCGGCGGAAGGGCATAAAACGCACGAAAAGCCATCGAATGGCCGTCAATAATCAGCACAGTGTCACTCACACATGCCACCCTAGATGCCATGACACACGATCACCAGACGAAACACACGCATTCTTCCTCACCCGATCCGCTCGCACGCGGCGGCTGGGTCGGCGCCCACTGGCCCGGCACCCTGATGGAAGCCACCGGCATGGAAGTGCTGGAGCACAGCGCGTCACGCACCGTGATCTCCATGCCCATCGATGGAAACCGCCAGAGCGCCGGAATCCTCCACGGTGGCGCATCCGCTGCCCTCGCGGAGACCGCGGCGTCGTTTGCCGCACAGATTCATGCGCGTGAAGCTAACCCGGGCAAGCAGGCCTACGCCGTCGGGACTGAACTCAACGCCTCCCATATCAGTGCAGGACGCGAGGGCATTATCACTGCAACCGCGACCGCCGTTCACCTCGGCCGCAGCTCGACCGTCCACACCGTGGAGATTCGCGACGAGGCCGATCGACTAATCTCCATCGCGCGCGTGGCGAACCGCATCCTGGTGCGTTCGAGCCACGACTGAGTTGCCAGGGCACAGCAATGGGGAGGGTCACTTGACCCTCCCCATTCGCTCGTCTATGACTCAGTCGTCGACCTGGTTGATCACCGCGTCGGCAACCTCACGCATGGACAGACGACGATCCATCGATGTCTTCTGAATCCAGCGGAAGGCCTCGGGCTCGCTCATACCCATGTTCTTCATGAGCAGACCCTTCGCGCGGTCCACGCGCTTGCGGGTCTCGAAGCGATCCGACAGATCGGCGATCTGATCCTCGAGAGACTCGATCTCTGCGTGACGCGACAGAGCGATCTCGACGGCAGGGATCAGGTCAGCGGGACTAAAGGGCTTCACGACGTATGCCATCGCACCGGCGTCGCGTGCACGCTCAACGAGCTCCGTCTGCGAGAAAGCCGTCAGCATGACGACAGCGCAGGACAGCTCCTGCAGGATCTTCTCCGCAGCGGTGATGCCGTCCATCTTCGGCATCTTGACATCCATCACGCACAGATCGGGTTCGAGCTCGAGTGCCAGCTCGACAGCTTCCTCACCGTCGGCAGCCTCGCCAACGACCTCGAACCCCGCCTGGGTGAGCGTCTCAACGATATCGAGACGAATCAACCCCTCGTCTTCTGCGACGAGGACGCGACGCGGTTCAGCCTGCTCTTCACTCATTGTCATATTCCTCAGTTTGATCGGTTTGCTCAGCTGCTCTATTGTGGGACACGCACACGCGAAGCCCCGATAGCCCAACTGGCAGAGGCGGTCGGCTCAAACCCGGCTTGTTGTGGGTTCGAATCCCACTCGGGGTACCGCCAGTGGAGTACGTGCTCCTAATGGTACCGGCAATTCAGCACGTGTGCGACGTGCGTAGCACAAATTGATATAGCAAAATCGCAGACGAACAAGGGGCCGACAAGCAAAGCTTGTCGGCCCCTTTGTCACGGCTCAGGCCACGACGCTCAGTTCGAGACCGAGGTACTCGGCAGCCGCGCCCCGGCGGGCCGGCTCGTCAAGGTCGGCAATCGCCTGCTTGACCCTCGAGTCGTGGAAGTCAGCGAACCACGGCTCAACGGCACGTGAGAGCTGGCCGACCTCCAGGTTGTTGGCCACGCGGCCAAACAGAGTGTCGTGGACCGACACGGTCCGGATCTTCGTATTCATTTCTCTTTCTCCTCTTCAATTCGGGCGCGCCAGAAAACATGCTTTGTTCGCACAGGCATTCCTGATCACGCCGGGCAGCGATCTGCTGCACTGCCGCGCCGTCGTTGGTGCGGCGTCCACGTGTCTCAACGTGTATCCGAGTACTTTATTCCACGGATTTCATTTTGTCCACGTGAACAAACACAAAAAGAGCGGGGGCACCGGCTTGCCGCCGGCACCCCCGCTACTCACGCATCTCACGCGTGGCGGGTTCCGCCAATCGCGTAGTCGGCCTCATCTCCGACCTCATGGATACGCAGCATGTTCGAGGAGCCGGCGATGCCCGGGGGCATACCAGCAACGATGACCAGCTGATCACCGATGTCCGCCAGGTGCGCAGACTGAACCACCTGATCGAGCTGCCACACCATGTCATCGGTGTGCTGCACCTCGGGCACGCGGTAGGCCTGGATACCCCACGACAAGGCAAGGCGGCGACGCGTGGACTCGAGCGGCGTAAAGGCAAGCATCGGAATCGGACGACGCATGCGCGACAGCAGACGCGCGGAGGTGCCGGACTGACTGAAGGTCACCAGGTAGCGAGCATCCATGTGCTCGGCGATACGCGCCGCGGCCTCGCAGATGACGCCCGCGCGGTCGGCGTAGAAGCCGGGGATCGAGGCGATGCGCTCGCCGCCGTTCTCTTCCGTCGACTCGATGATCGCGGCCATCGTTCGCACCGTCTCGATGGGGAACGCGCCGACCGAGGTCTCGCCGGAGAGCATGACCGCATCGGCGCCGTCGAGGATCGCGTTGGCGCAGTCGGAGGCCTCGGCGCGCGTCGGGCGCGGGTTCTTGATCATGGAATCCATGACCTGGGTCGCGACGATGACGGGCTTGGCGGCAATACGAGCGAGTTCGATCGCGCGCTTCTGCACCAGCGGGACGGCCTCGAGGGGCATCTCGACACCGAGGTCACCGCGGGCGACCATGATGCCGTCGAAGGCCTCGATGATGTCTTCCAGCGCCTCAACAGCCTGCGGCTTCTCGATCTTGGCGATGACCGGGATGCGCTTGCCCATCTCGTCCATGATCTCGTGGACGTCCTTGATGTCCTCGGCAGAGCGCACGAAGGACAGCGCGATGAAGTCGGCATCCTGCTCGATACCCCAGCGCAGATCCTCCTTGTCCTTCTCGGACAGGGCGGGGACGGAGACGGCGACGCCAGGCAGGTTAAGGCCCTTGTGGTCCGACACCATGCCGGGAACCTCGACGCGGGTAACGACGTCAGTATCGGTGACCTCGACGACGCGGACCGCGACGTTACCGTCGTCGATCAGCAGGCGGTCGCCGGGAGCGCAGTCACCGGGTAGGCCCTTGAAAGTCGTACCGACGAGTTCCTTGGTGCCGGGAACGTCGCGGGTCGTGATGGTGAAGGTGTCACCGATCTTCAGCTCCTGGGGGCCGTCCTGGAACGTCTCCAGGCGGATCTTGGGGCCCTGGAGGTCGACGAGAACCGCGATCGCGCGGCCGGACGTCGCAGACGCCTTCCTCACGCGCGAAATGACGGCCTCGTGTTCCTCAGCCTTTCCATGCGACCGGTTGATACGCGCGACATCCATGCCGGCGTCCACCAGTGCCTGGAGCTGCTCAGGAGATTCAGTGGCAGGTCCAATAGTGCAGACAATCTTAGCTCGACGCATAAGTAAAAGTTTACCTTCCAACCCCTGTTCAGACGAGGAAGATCAGCAGCGGGGCGACGTGATCATTCCCATGAATCCACCTGTGGTGGGACCTCTGGCACACGGATTGCGCGCACGGAGCGAGTCTAAAACTGCTCGAGAGTGCTCTCTTCAGCAGATTCATCCTCACTCACGCTGGTCCCCACGACATCGTCAGCATCAGATTCACCGGCGTCAGTCTGCAGGTCTTGGGCGTCTTCGTCCGCGTTTTCCGCAGTCGTCTCAGCGACAACGCGCGTCGGACGCCCAAGCCGGCCGGCGAGGACGAACACCAGTACTCCGAGTGCGAACACGAGGAGGGACGTCCATACATTGAGGCGCAGGCCCAAGACTCTGTGCGCATCGTCGATGCGCAGCATCTCGATCCAGCATCGGCCGGACGTGTAAGCCATCAGATACAAGCCGAACACCTGTCCCCCGGCGAAGCGGTGACGCCGGTCGAGCCACACGATGAGCGCGGCGGCGGCGAGGTTCCACAGGCACTCGTAGAGGAACGTCGGATGGAACAGCGTCCCCGCGGGGTAGCCGGCGGGCATGTGGGCGGCATCGATCTGGAGGCCCCAAGGCATGGTCGTCGGAGCACCGAAGAGCTCCTGGTTGAACCAGTTTCCCCAACGGCCGATCGCTTGGGCGATCAGCAGGGCCGGGGCCAGGGAGTCGGCGATGGGTCCGAGTCGAACACCCGCACGTTTGACCGCGATATACACGCCGAGCGCGCCGAAGGCGACGCCGCCCCAAATGCCGAGGCCTCCACGCCAAATCTGGAAAGCGAGCATCGGGTCACCGCCCGGACCGAAGTAAGCATCCGGGGACGTGATGACGTGGTAGATGCGCGCGCCGACGACGCCGAGCGGGATCGCCCAGAGCGCGGCGTCGTACAGCGTGTCCGGGTTTCCGCCGCGGTCGCGGTAACGGCGTGCCGTCCACCAGACACCGATGATCATGCCTGCGGCGATGATGATGCCGTAGGCCCGCAGCGGAATCGGCCCTAGGTACCAGACGCCCTGCGAAGGCGACGGAATACCGGCCGCGATGAGGGCGCTCACGCGTGTGCCCCACTCACGCCGGACTTCAGCTCGGTGGCGAGCTCACCCAGGGCCTTCAGGCCACGGTCGATGTTCTCGTCGAACAGAGTCTTGACGAGCGCGGATCCGACGATGACACCGTCCGCGTAGGCGCCGATCTCGCGGGCTTGAGCGCCGTTGGAGACGCCGAGGCCCACGCACACACGCTCGGCTCCGGCGGCGCGGGTGCGCTCCACGACGTCAGCGACGTGAGCGCCGACCGCTGCACGCGCACCCGTCACGCCCATCGACGAGGCCGCGTAGACCCAGCCGCGCGAGTGCTCGGCGATGAGCTTGAGGCGATGCTCAGGGGATGAAGGAGCGCTCAGATAAATACGTTCGAGGTCGTACTTGTCCGACGCCGCCTCCCACTGCGCGCCCTCCTCAGGCGGCAGGTCCGGCGTGATGAGGCCGGAGCCGCCGACGGCGGCGAAGTCCTTAGCGAAGCGCTCAACGCCCCACCACTCGACGGGGTTCCAGTAGGTCATCGAGCAGGTCGAAATACCGTACGAGGTCAGCTCGTCCACCGCGTGGAAGAGATCCTCAAGGTGCGTGCCTCGTTCGAGGGCGGCGACGGTCGCACGCTGGATGGTCGGGCCGTCCATGCCCGGATCCGAGTACGGGAAGCCGAGCTCGATGACGTCGACGCCGCAGTCCGCCAGGACCTTACCCGCGCGGATCGAATCCTCGACCGACGGGAATCCAACGGGCAGGTATGCGATGAGCGCAGCGTCGCCGCGCTGGAGGGCGGCGTCAATCGCGACAGCTGAATGGGGTGCACGCGTCATGTCACTTCTCCTCGTTCTCGTCCAGGACGGCAACGCCCGACGGGCCGGCGCTGGGGTCGATGACCTGCAGCTTCGCGTGTCCGTAGCCGAACCACCGCGATGCCGTGTCCACGTCCTTGTCGCCGCGACCCGACACAGTCACGATCACGATGGGCTCCTCACCCGGCGCAAACGGGCCCTCGGCCTCGGACTTCGCGCGGGCCCAGGCGCGCACGCCGGCGAGGGCGTGCGAGGACTCGATCGCGGGGATAATGCCCTCCGTGCGCGACAGGTGCAGGAAAGCGTCCATGGCCTCAGCGTCCGAAATGGGCATGTACGAGGCACGACCGGTGCGCGCCAACCACGCGTGCTGCGGGCCGACACCCGGGTAGTCCAGACCGGCGGAAATCGAGTGGGAGGCCTTCGTCTGACCGTCGCGTTCCTGCAGCACGAACGTGCGTGCACCGTGCAGCACGCCCACCTCGTCAGCAGTGATCGACGCGGCGTGTCGCCCGGTCTCAAAGCCGTCGCCGGCCGCCTCGCAACCGAGCAGCTCGACGCTGGGATCATCGATGAAAGCGGTGAACGAGCCGATGGCGTTGGAGCCGCCGCCCACGCAGGCCACGACGACGTCGGGCAGGCGTCCCTCGGAGGCGAGCAGCTGGGCGCGCGCCTCGTCGCCGATGACACGCTGAAGGTCACGCACCAGCTCCGGGAAGGGGTGCGGGCCGGCGGCCGTACCGAAGATGTAGTTGGTCGTCTCCACGTTGGTCACCCAGTCGCGGAAGGCCTCGTTGATCGCGTCCTTGAGGGTCGCCGATCCGGCCGTCACGGCGATAACCTCGGCGCCGAGCATCTGCATGCGCGCGACGTTCAGCGCCTGGCGCTCGGTGTCCTCACGTCCCATGTAGATCGTGCAGTCGAGGCCGAGGAGAGCAGCTGCGGTCGCGGTGGCCACGCCGTGCTGACCGGCGCCGGTCTCGGCGATGACACGCGTCTTGCCCAGCTCCTTGGTGAGCAGGGCCTGGCCAAGCACGTTGTTGATCTTGTGCGAACCCGTATGGTTCAGGTCCTCGCGCTTCAGGAACACACGCACACCGCCCAGGTCGGCTGCGAAACGCGGTGCCTCGGTCAGCAGCGAGGGACGGCCCGCGTAGTTCAGGAACAGGTCGCGCAGACGGCGCTGGAACGACTTGTCGCGCCACAGGCGCTTCCACGCGGCTTCAACCTCTTCGAGGGGACCCATGAGGGACTCGGCGACGAAGCGTCCACCGAAATCACCGAAGTACGGTCCTTGCGCAAAGTTCTCAGCAACCATCACTGTCCTTCCTGACGCGCCGCGGCGACGCGAGCCTTACGATCCGTTCGCAGAGCGGGATGCTGCCCGGCACTCACCATGTCCTGGATGCTCGCGCGGGGGTCGCCCGAGGTCACGAGCGCTTCGCCGACGAGCACAGCGTCCGCGCCCCACTTGGCGTATTCAAAAACATCATGCGCATTTGCGACGCCGGACTCGGCGACGGCGACAACATCCTGGGGAATCACGTCGATGACCTGCTCGACGGTCGAGCGGTCCACTTCCAACGTCTTCAGATTGCGAGCGTTGACGCCAATGATCGAAGCGCCGGCCTCCATTGCGCGCAGGGCTTCGAGTCGCGAGTGAGTCTCCACCAGTGCCTCCATGCCGAGCGAACGAGTGCGTTCCAGCAGGGACACCAGCACATTCTGCTCGAGCGCGGCGACGATCAACAGCACGAGGTCAGCGCCGTGAGCACGCGCCTCGTGGATCTGATACGGCGTAACGATAAAGTCCTTGCGCAGAATCGGAATGTCGACGGCCGCGCGCACGGCGTCAAGATCCGCGAGCGAGCCGTTGAAGCGACGTTGCTCGGTGAGCACCGAGATGACCGACGCTCCCCCGGCCTCGTACGTCGACGCGAGAGCGGCAGGATCCGGGATCGCTGCGAGCGCCCCCTTGGACGGCGAAGATCGCTTGACCTCGGAGATGATCTTGACGGCACCGTCGCGGTTACGCAGAGCTCCGAGAGCATCCTTCGCCTCCGGGACCTGGGTCTCCATCTCCTTGATTCGAGCCAGAGGGACGCGGTCTTCACGCTCTTTCAGGTCCTCGCGGACCCCAGCGATAATGTCATCGAGAACGCTCACGACGCTCACCTTTCAGGCAGAAATGATCAATCCTCACCTAGGCTAGCGAAAAATGGCCGCCAACGAGTCAGCCATCCCGCACTACGGGTCAGGACAGAGGAACGAGAGTCGACGCCCGCACGACGGACTCAACCGCCGCGGCGGCCTTATTACGCGACTCCTCGTACTCCAGGGCAGGAACCGAGTCAGCAACGAGACCCGCACCCGCCTGCACCGAGGCCACACCGTCCTTCAAGGAAGCAGTGCGAATAGCGATCGCTAGATCCGCGTCCCCCGACAGGTCGAAGTAGCCGACGACGCCGCCGTAGACGCCGCGGGCCGCGGGTTCGAAATCATCGATCAGCTGGATCGCACGAGGCTTGGGCGCCCCCGACAGGGTTCCTGCGGGGAACGTCGCGACCAGCGCATCGAGCGCGTCGGCATCCTCGCGCAGCACACCCGTCACCGTGGAGGAAATATGCTGAATGTGCGAGAAACGCTTGAGCTCCATGAGCGTGGAGACCTCGACCGACGCAGGATCACAGACCTTCGACAGATCGTTACGAGCCAGGTCCACAAGCATCACGTGCTCCGACAGCTCCTTCGGGTCCTCGAGAAGCTCGGCCGCCAGGCGATGGTCCTCGGCCGAATCTGCTCCGCGTGGGCGCGAGCCGGCGATCGGGTACGTCCAGACGCGGCGCCGCTCGGTCTTCACGAGGGTCTCGGGGGACGAGCCGACGACCTCGAAATGACCGCCCCGCTCGTCGGGCAGATCCAGGAAGTACATGTAGGGCGAGGGGTTGACCGTGCGCAGCACTCGGTAGACGTCGATGCCGCTGGCCGGTGTCGACACGTCGAGGCGCTGGGAAACGACGATCTGGAAGGCGTCGCCGTCTTCAATCGCCCGCTTGGCCGCGTTGACGGAAGACTCAAAATCTGCACGCGCCGTGCGCTCGCGCACCTCGGGCGGCGTGGCACCGCTGGCGCCCAGAACCGCGGGGGCGATCGGGGTCGCAAGCTGCGCGGTCATCGCGTCGAGGCGCTCAATCGCGCGGTCGTACGCCCCGTCAACACCGTCAGCCGAGCCGTTCAGGTTCCAGGCGATAGCCATGAGGTAAACCGAACCAGTCGCATGGTCGAGCGCGGCGACCTCGGTGGCGAGCACGAGCGTCGCATCCGGGATGTCGGATTCCTTCGGCGCGGTCGCTGCGAGCGTCGGCTCCCACTCGGGGATGATGCCCCAGCCCAGAGAACCAACGAGAGCACCCGTCAGCGGGGGCATTCCTTCAATCGCAGGCGCGGCGAGCTCTTCAAGGGCAGAGTGCACGACCTCAAGGAAGGTTCCCTCCTCCAGGGCACCCTCAGGATGCGAACCGATCCACTGCGCACGTCCGTCACGCGCGACGATCGCACCGGCGCTCGATGCGCCAACGAACGACCAGCGTCCCCACGAACCACCGTGCTCAGCGGATTCCAGGATGAAGCTGCCGTAGTTACCGTGCGCAAGCTGTCGGTAGACACCCACCGCGCTCAGCTCGTCGGCGAGCACACGGCGCACCACGGGGATCACGCGGCGCTTCGCAGCGAGATCAACAAAGACGTCGCGCGGAGGCCACGTCTGGCCCCATTCGAGGCTCACAGACTCAGACTGATACGAAGGCGTCGAAATACTCACCGCACTATTGTCCCATCCGGACGCGCACTCGTCCCGGCGTGGTCCACGATAAGACCTGCGCTTATCCCTACAGCCAGTCGGGGACAACGCCCCATGCAATGGTGCCAACGAGCGCTGACCCGATCATCCAGGGGCCCATCGGAACGCGTGTCTTCGTGCCAGCGGATCCGACGACGATCTTCCACAGTGCCGCGACGCCCGCGGACACGAAGGAGAGCGCGAGGGCAAAAATCGCAGCGTGCAGTCCCACGGAACCAACCAATGCTCCCAAGACCGGAGCCAGCTTGACGTCACCGCCGCCCATCCCGCCGGGCAAGCGATTCAACAACGCAACCGGGACGAACCAAATGAGCGCACCGATGAGTGCGCCGAAGAGCCGTTCCTGCCACAGCGGCGACATCACGCCGCCGACGATCACGCCGAGAACGACACCGATGCCCATTGCGACCGTGTAAGCGTTGGGCAACCGATGGGTACGAGCGTCGACGTAAGCACTCAGCGCACCGATCATCGCAACCGTCATCACGCCGGGCATACCGGGACGCATCTGCGCCGCGACAAAGAAGATTGCTCCGACGATGCCCGCGCTCCACACGATCGCATTGCGTGTGAGGGGCTTTTGCGTCGCTTCGATGAAGTAGCGGCGCTGAATCTTCCATCCCGACCGCCACAGCCACGAAAGAACCACAATCCAGGTGAGAAAACCTGAGATCAACGACAGATCGGTGTTCAGCCACGACGGCAGCCACGTCACGATCACGAGGCAGCCCCTTCCCCACCCACCCGCGCGCGTCGAGCAAGTTCTGCCTCCAGAGCGTCACGCATGACTTCGGTCTTCGGGCTGCGCCCCGTCATGAGCTGTACCTGCGCTGCCGCCTGGAAGATAAGCATGTCGGTACCTTCGGCAACGATGCCACCGTTCCTTTCAAAAACGCTGCGCAGCCCCGTCTCGCGAGGAGAGTAGACAACGTCGAGGAGAACCTGGTCCTCTCGAACTGTCATCTCCTCGGCAAGCGGGTCAGCAACGCCAGCAGGCAGCGTCGAAATCACAAGGTCAGCACCGCTGACCGCACGAAGAACCGCGTCGCGATCCGACCAGAGCACCTGTTCGATGCTGACGCCCAGTCGAGTGGATGCAGCGACGACGGAACCGGGTCCCCCGAAACGGCGCGCGGCAACGGTGGAGGTCACGATGCCAAGCTCACCGAGGGCGGCGAGCGAAGACGAGGCCGTGGCTCGCGCCCCGAGCACGACGGCACTTGTGGGGAGCGCTCGGTCCGCCTGCGAGCACGCGCGCCGAATCGCCGACGCGATCCCCGTGACATCCGTGTTGAAGCCAGCGAGCACGCCGGAGGAAGGAACCACCGTGTTGACGGCGCCAACTCCAGTGGCAAGCGGATCGATCGCGTCCAGGAGCGGAATGATCGCCTGCTTGCAGGGCATCGTGACCGACAGACCACGGAAGGAATCGTCCAACCCTGAGATGAACTCGGGCAGGCTCGCCTCATCGTGCTCGATGCGGCGGTACTCCCATCCCTCAATTCCGAGGTCTTCCCATGCCGCCCGGTGGATCACCGGGGACAGGGAGTGCTCAATCGGGGAACCGATGACACCGGCCCACATCATGACGCGGTGCAGACCTTCGGGTTTGCGTTGCAGTACGCCTTGAACTGTTCGCGGTTCTTCTCCTGTTCCTCGAGAGTCGAGGCAAACAGAGTCTCACCCGTGTCCAGGTTGACCGTAACGAAGTACAGCCAGTTGCCTTCAGCCGGGTTCAGGACTGCCTTGACGGCCTTCTCGCTCGGCTGTCCGATCGGGGTCGGAGGCAGACCTGCGTGCAGGCGCGTGTTGTAGGGATTGTCGTTGTCCAGGTCCGCCTGGTCCGGAACGCCGCTGGTCTTTCCGACGCCGTACAGGACGGTCGAGTCCATGCCGAGGTACCCCTTCGTCTCACCATTCGTGTCGGCGAGGCGATTCTCGATGACGCGAGCGACCATCGGCATGTACTTGTCGATGTTCATTTCACCGTCCACAATCGACGCCTTAATCAACACGGTCTGCCGATCCGCGGGGGCAACGCCGAGACGATCAAGCTCATCGACGGTTCCCTTCACCATCCGCGCGATGACGGTCGTCGGCGTGTCATCCTCGGAGACCTCGTAGGAACCGGGCAGCAGCCATCCCTCGGCGTTTCCACCGGCCTCAGACGGCAGGCCGATCGCTTCCGTGTCGGCGAAAGCAGCGTCCACCTGTTCCTCGGTGACGCCCATGATGTCAACGATCCGCTTCTTGACCTCGGACATCTTCTGACCCGACGTGATCGTAATCGTCGAATCGACGCGGTTCGTCTCATCCAACAGGCCTGCAAGCGCACCGGCTGCACTCATCTGTTGCTTCAGACGATACGTACCGGGGCGAATGGACATCGATGCCGGCGTCTTCTCGAACTGACGCACGAAGGCACCGACGGACTTCACGACGCCCGCATCCACGAGCGTCTGGCCGATATCGCGACCGGACGAATTCTCTACGATCGTCACCTCGACCGAGCCGGTGCCCGGCCCGGGGAAGTCATCCGATGCAGTCGTCGACGAGTTAAAGAGCTGATCGTAGGCGACGTAGCTGGCACCGGCCAGCAGGCCGAGCACCAGAACGATAATGAAGAAGGACCGCACCCGACGGCGGCGCTTGCGCTTGCGTGCCGCTCGTCGTTCACTGGCGAGGCGGCGAGAACGCATGCCCGTGGTCTCTGAAGGCGATTCCGCTCCCTGCGCTGCACTGCGCTGACGCAGCGCTGCACCGGACACGCGAGGAGTCGCGCCCGTATCCGTCACCTCGTCGAAAGAGGGAAGCGTGCGCTCACCCTGAGCCGTCGCTCGGACGGGCGCCACGGCCTCGTCACGAGAGGAAGCGCCACGCAAGTCGGTTCCCTGAGCGGGCGTCGCTGTCGCGTCCTGCGATGCGTGCTGCTCGTGTAGCTCGGCATCCGAATAGACCTTTCGCTCGCCGGAATGAATCTCTCGACGAGAACGGAAGGGGTAAGGGGGAGGCGTACTCATGCGTGCGCTCCTTCGCTTGGTTCGAGGATGATGTCCTCACCGGGAGCTCGACCGCCCATCCGTTCGAGCTCGAGTGCCTGTTCCAAAATGATCTGCGCCGCGACCTGGTCGATGATGCTGCGATGCTCGATCTCAGGAATCCCGGATGCGCGAAGACGCGCGTGCGCCTGGTTGGACGTCATACGTTCGTCGACCATAGCCACGCGAACATCGGGAACAAGCTTCTTAATGCGGCGCGCATACTTACGCGCCCCCTTCGCTGAGATCCCCTCTCCCCCACGCAAGTGCCGAGGAAGGCCAACGATCACTTCGATTGCATCGTGACTACGTACAATGTCGGCTAAGCGATCAAGATCGGACAGATCGGGAGCCCTGTGAAGGGTTTCGACGGGCATCGTGAGAATACCGTCGGGGTC
Proteins encoded in this window:
- a CDS encoding shikimate dehydrogenase, which encodes MMWAGVIGSPIEHSLSPVIHRAAWEDLGIEGWEYRRIEHDEASLPEFISGLDDSFRGLSVTMPCKQAIIPLLDAIDPLATGVGAVNTVVPSSGVLAGFNTDVTGIASAIRRACSQADRALPTSAVVLGARATASSSLAALGELGIVTSTVAARRFGGPGSVVAASTRLGVSIEQVLWSDRDAVLRAVSGADLVISTLPAGVADPLAEEMTVREDQVLLDVVYSPRETGLRSVFERNGGIVAEGTDMLIFQAAAQVQLMTGRSPKTEVMRDALEAELARRARVGGEGAAS
- the mltG gene encoding endolytic transglycosylase MltG — protein: MSTPPPYPFRSRREIHSGERKVYSDAELHEQHASQDATATPAQGTDLRGASSRDEAVAPVRATAQGERTLPSFDEVTDTGATPRVSGAALRQRSAAQGAESPSETTGMRSRRLASERRAARKRKRRRRVRSFFIIVLVLGLLAGASYVAYDQLFNSSTTASDDFPGPGTGSVEVTIVENSSGRDIGQTLVDAGVVKSVGAFVRQFEKTPASMSIRPGTYRLKQQMSAAGALAGLLDETNRVDSTITITSGQKMSEVKKRIVDIMGVTEEQVDAAFADTEAIGLPSEAGGNAEGWLLPGSYEVSEDDTPTTVIARMVKGTVDELDRLGVAPADRQTVLIKASIVDGEMNIDKYMPMVARVIENRLADTNGETKGYLGMDSTVLYGVGKTSGVPDQADLDNDNPYNTRLHAGLPPTPIGQPSEKAVKAVLNPAEGNWLYFVTVNLDTGETLFASTLEEQEKNREQFKAYCNANPKVCTAS
- the ruvX gene encoding Holliday junction resolvase RuvX, producing MSIRRGIRIGVDVGTVRVGVSRCDPDGILTMPVETLHRAPDLSDLDRLADIVRSHDAIEVIVGLPRHLRGGEGISAKGARKYARRIKKLVPDVRVAMVDERMTSNQAHARLRASGIPEIEHRSIIDQVAAQIILEQALELERMGGRAPGEDIILEPSEGAHA